The DNA region TACATTTTTTTCTTTTAAAACTTTTTTATAAATCACTGTTACAATATTAATTCATTGTCGTTTCTTTGTCAAGTACTTTTGTTAATATTACCTTTATATTTCTCTGCCTACAATTTGAGCAATCGCTTTTAAATCTTGCATCAAATTATCAAAACGCTCTGGTTTTATCGACTGTTGTCCATCGCATTTCGCATTTGCCGGATCATTATGAACCTCAATCATTAAGCCATCTGCGCCTACTGCAACAGCTGCTTTAGATAGAGATTCAACCATCCACCACATCCCTGCCGCATGACTCGGATCAACTACAATCGGTAAATGACTTAGTTTTTCTTAATTGCTGGGCACTGCACTTAAATCTAGAGTATTGGCGCGTGTATCTTTCAAAAGTTCTAATTCCTCGTTCACATAAAATTACATTTTGATTGCCCCCAGCCATAATATATTCTGCTGACATCAACCATTCTTCAATGTTGGCGACAAACCTCTTTTTAATAAAATTGGTTTATCTGTTTTGGCCCAACTCTTTCAATAACTCAAAGTTTTGCATATTTTCTTGCGCCTACTTGAATATATCATATCTATCGGCGCCACAAAACGTTCAATTTTATCTGCCGACATAATTTTCGCTGACAATTGGTAATCCTGTTTTTCTTACGTGCTATTTTTCAATAAATCCAAGCCCTCTTCTTGCATACCTTGAAAAGCATAAGGGAGAAGTTCTAGGTTTAAATGCGCCACCCTCTTAATATATTTGCACCCGAGGCTTGTACGCTTTTCGCGTTGCTTGATTAGGGGAGATTATGGCGCGCTTTTTCCCCGTCCACTCCCGCCAATCCCTACACTTGTATCATCTCTTTTCCTTTGCTCGTGATTTGAAGGCTTCTCTATGTCGTTCTAAATCGGTCCAACGCCATACTATCCGCTGTGACATACTTGTGCTTTGCTCTCGGCGTATGGTCTTCATACACTTGTACAGACTCCACTTATTACCTACTCTTCCTGAATGGAAAATTTCTACCTTGGCTGTTATGAGATGGTTTTTTTTCTTTCAATTAGGGGGATTGATTTCTATCACCTTATTCATTTCGTTCATAACGCTGTTATACAGCTTTAATTATACTCTCTTAAAATAGTAGGATTAACATAAAGAGTGCTCATAGCGTCCAACTTATTGTTAAAAGATTATCGATAAAGACTTTTCTCTATTGAGCCTCAGGATGGAACTATTCTGGTACCCTTGTGCGATTATTTGCTTTAAATTTTTCTCTACTTCAATTAGGGGGGAATTTGGTTTCATAACAATTATCATTTGTATCTACTCCTCTGCTTTAAATAATTCTTTTTAAATAACGTCAATAAAAAAAAGAGGACTCATTAATGAGTCTCTCTAACTTATTGTTAAAAGATTATCGATAAAGACTGTTTCTCTATTGAGCACCCCTCAAGGAGAGCTCAGACCCAATCCGCAACTCATTAATTTGGTTAAAGTTATTTATATTTGCGTACACCAAAAAGCCAAAGCTATAATAATAACTCCAGCTAAAATATACGTATGCAAATATAAAAGAAAATATCGCCAAATTATGCATCGTTAATCTCCTAACTTTTTATCAAAATCATTTATTTTGTTAACAATATACACCCTTAAAAACTTCTTGTCAAGTTTTTTCGTTAACAAGATTTACATTAAGCTTAATATTTTATCGAAAACGGCTTGCGATCATAGCTATGAACAGCATCAACAAAACGCACAGTTCCTGATTTAAAACGCATAGAAATAGAATGTGTTCTTATTCCTTCGCCAAAATACTGAACCCCACGCAACAGTTCGCCTTCAGTAATAGCTGTAGCCGCAAACATTACATCGTCGCCAGTTACCAAATCATCAATTGTCAAAACTTTATTTACGTCAGTAATACCCATTTTCAAAGCTCGTTTTACATCTTCCTCGTTTTCAGGGTACAAGCGTGCCTGCATATCTCCCCCTAAACATTTCATAGCCGCTGCCGCAATAACACCTTCGGGAGCACCACCAATTCCCATCAACATATGCACGCCAGTGCCTTCAATACCTGCACTAACAATTGGGGAAACATCTCCGTCTTGAATTAATTTTATTCTCGCTCCAGCTTGACGTACTTCATGAATTATTTTGTCATGTCTAGGACGATCTAAAATAACTACTGTTAAATCTGAAATTTCTCTATCTAAGGCCTGCGCAACATTTTTTAAATTCACAGCAACCGGCGCCGTTATATCAATTTTACCGCGCGCTCTTGGGCCTACCGCAATTTTATCCATATACATATCTGGAGCATGTAACA from Succinispira mobilis DSM 6222 includes:
- the glpX gene encoding class II fructose-bisphosphatase; its protein translation is MNRELALEFVRVTEAAAIASARLMGKGDKIGADQAAVDAMRMAFDTIDISGTVVIGEGEMDEAPMLYIGENVGAGGPAVDIAVDPLEGTNLVAKGLNGAIAVIAIAPKGCLLHAPDMYMDKIAVGPRARGKIDITAPVAVNLKNVAQALDREISDLTVVILDRPRHDKIIHEVRQAGARIKLIQDGDVSPIVSAGIEGTGVHMLMGIGGAPEGVIAAAAMKCLGGDMQARLYPENEEDVKRALKMGITDVNKVLTIDDLVTGDDVMFAATAITEGELLRGVQYFGEGIRTHSISMRFKSGTVRFVDAVHSYDRKPFSIKY